A section of the Streptomyces sp. CG1 genome encodes:
- the lhgO gene encoding L-2-hydroxyglutarate oxidase: protein MVQVPVEAYDCDVLVVGGGIVGLSTAYAITRAAPGTRVTVLEKEPGPARHQTGHNSGVIHSGIYYRPGSLKARYAVRGAAEMVKFCAEYGIAHAVTGKLIVATEREELPRLHALVQRGRENGIPVRELGPAQIGEYEPEVRGLAAIHVGTTGVCDFVGVARQLAQASGAEIRYGARVVRVDRRPERGVAVLTAGGDIVRARVLVNCAGLYCDELARLTGDEPEVRIVPFRGEYYELARPELVRGLVYPVPDPAFPFLGVHLTRGIDGGVHIGPNAVPALAREGYGWGVVRPRELAGTVAWPGSWAIARQHWRYGVGELHRSLSKGAFLEAVRRLLPGVEGDDLVRAPAGVRAQAVLRDGTLVDDFLIREGSRAVHVLNAPSPAATASLPIGREIGRRVLDMLGSL from the coding sequence GTGGTGCAGGTGCCGGTCGAGGCGTACGACTGTGATGTGCTCGTGGTCGGTGGGGGGATCGTCGGGCTGTCCACGGCGTATGCGATCACCCGGGCCGCACCGGGCACACGGGTCACCGTGCTGGAGAAGGAGCCGGGGCCGGCCCGGCACCAGACGGGGCACAACAGCGGGGTCATCCACAGCGGGATCTACTACCGGCCGGGCTCGCTCAAGGCGCGGTACGCCGTGCGGGGCGCCGCCGAGATGGTGAAGTTCTGCGCCGAGTACGGCATCGCGCACGCCGTCACCGGCAAGCTGATCGTCGCCACGGAGCGGGAGGAGCTGCCGCGGCTGCACGCGCTCGTGCAGCGCGGGCGGGAGAACGGCATTCCGGTGCGGGAGCTGGGCCCCGCCCAGATCGGCGAGTACGAACCGGAGGTCCGGGGGCTGGCGGCCATACATGTCGGCACGACCGGCGTGTGCGACTTCGTGGGCGTCGCGCGGCAGCTGGCGCAGGCCTCGGGCGCCGAGATCAGGTACGGCGCGCGGGTCGTCCGGGTCGACCGGCGGCCGGAGCGGGGAGTCGCCGTGCTCACCGCCGGCGGGGACATCGTCCGCGCGCGCGTGCTGGTGAACTGCGCCGGGCTGTACTGCGACGAGCTGGCGCGGCTGACCGGGGACGAGCCCGAGGTGCGGATCGTGCCGTTCCGCGGTGAGTACTACGAGCTGGCGCGGCCCGAGCTGGTGCGGGGGCTGGTGTATCCGGTGCCGGACCCGGCGTTCCCGTTCCTCGGGGTGCATCTGACCCGGGGCATCGACGGGGGTGTGCACATCGGGCCCAACGCGGTGCCGGCGCTGGCCCGGGAGGGGTACGGCTGGGGGGTCGTACGGCCCCGGGAGCTGGCCGGGACCGTGGCGTGGCCGGGATCGTGGGCGATCGCCCGGCAGCACTGGCGGTACGGCGTGGGTGAGCTGCACCGCTCGCTGTCGAAGGGGGCGTTTCTGGAGGCCGTGCGGAGACTGCTGCCCGGGGTGGAGGGCGACGACCTGGTGCGGGCCCCTGCCGGGGTGCGGGCGCAGGCGGTGTTGCGGGACGGGACACTGGTGGACGACTTCCTCATCCGAGAGGGGAGCCGGGCGGTGCACGTGCTCAACGCACCGTCTCCGGCGGCTACGGCTTCGCTGCCGATCGGCAGGGAGATCGGGCGTCGGGTGCTGGACATGCTCGGCTCGCTGTAG
- the trmB gene encoding tRNA (guanosine(46)-N7)-methyltransferase TrmB: MSDFLNAPEAPSPAPHAPGVPVRHTRTKGEPRFPDGPRADPAGSHFERRIRSFQPRRSRVTAGQADALQRLWPLWGLDIDGQRVIELSELFGNGKPVVLEIGFGMGEATAQMAAADPDTNILAVDVHTPGQGNLLNLADRGGMANVRVGNGDAIILLREMLTPDSLDGLRVYFPDPWPKKRHHKRRLIQPEFLTLAATRLKPGALVHCATDWEPYAEQMLEVLTAHPDFENTQADGGFAPRPEFRPLTRFEGQGLDKGHVVNDLLFRRVPHQDRSREPHQGR; this comes from the coding sequence GTGTCTGACTTCCTCAACGCCCCCGAAGCCCCCTCGCCGGCCCCCCACGCCCCCGGCGTCCCCGTTCGGCATACCCGGACCAAGGGGGAGCCGCGGTTTCCGGACGGGCCCAGGGCGGATCCGGCCGGGTCGCACTTCGAGCGGCGGATCCGGAGTTTTCAGCCGCGGCGGAGTCGGGTGACCGCGGGGCAGGCCGATGCGTTGCAGCGGCTGTGGCCCCTGTGGGGGCTCGACATCGACGGGCAGCGGGTGATCGAGCTCTCCGAGCTGTTCGGGAACGGCAAGCCCGTCGTGCTGGAGATCGGGTTCGGGATGGGCGAGGCCACCGCGCAGATGGCCGCCGCCGACCCGGACACCAACATCCTCGCCGTCGACGTGCACACGCCGGGGCAGGGGAATCTGCTGAATCTTGCCGACCGGGGCGGAATGGCCAATGTCCGGGTGGGCAACGGCGACGCGATCATCCTGCTCAGGGAGATGCTCACCCCCGACTCGCTCGACGGGCTGCGCGTGTACTTCCCGGACCCCTGGCCCAAGAAGCGGCACCACAAGCGGCGGCTCATCCAGCCCGAGTTCCTGACGCTCGCCGCGACCCGGCTGAAGCCCGGCGCGCTCGTGCACTGCGCGACGGACTGGGAGCCGTACGCCGAGCAGATGCTGGAGGTGCTCACCGCGCACCCCGACTTCGAGAACACACAGGCCGACGGCGGTTTCGCGCCACGCCCCGAGTTCCGGCCGCTGACCCGTTTCGAGGGTCAGGGACTGGACAAGGGACATGTGGTGAACGACCTGCTGTTCCGTCGCGTACCGCACCAGGACCGATCACGCGAACCGCACCAGGGCCGATAA
- a CDS encoding PrsW family intramembrane metalloprotease yields MATSPPFPTYPPGPEGLVLRHPHWWQRRWVRYGALITLLALSGLVILAMVRRQTGTEGFVVGLGLAMLPVPWLIAAFRWLDRVEPGPWRNLVFAFAWGACAAALIAIVANSFATKWIATATADPASANTLGATVIAPIVEESAKAAAVLLVFLFRRRDFTGIVDGVVIAGITATGFAFTENILYLGTAFGTDQLTGDRGIASVTAATFFVRIVMSPFAHPLFTTLTGLGFGVAALSAERQRARRVLLPICGLLLAMSMHAFWNGSSTFGEFGFFAVYGAFMMPVFGLLTWLAIWTRQRELRTVREELPAYVLAGWLGPAEPFALGSMGARGTARDYARHHHGRAAARAVAQYEAYATSLAFLRRRGRQGKAGADFVVRERELLDELWKRRDVARPALEYAARASIPAPVHWAPQFGYPAVPYPAYNPYRS; encoded by the coding sequence GTGGCCACCAGTCCTCCGTTTCCGACGTATCCCCCGGGCCCCGAGGGCCTTGTGCTTCGCCATCCGCACTGGTGGCAGCGCAGGTGGGTGCGGTACGGGGCACTGATCACGCTGCTGGCGCTGTCCGGGCTGGTCATCCTCGCGATGGTGCGCAGGCAGACCGGTACCGAGGGGTTTGTCGTCGGGCTCGGGCTGGCCATGCTGCCCGTGCCCTGGCTCATAGCCGCCTTCCGCTGGCTGGACCGGGTGGAGCCCGGCCCCTGGCGGAATCTGGTCTTCGCCTTCGCCTGGGGCGCGTGCGCGGCCGCGCTGATAGCCATCGTCGCCAACAGTTTCGCGACCAAGTGGATAGCCACGGCCACCGCCGATCCGGCCAGCGCCAACACCCTCGGCGCCACCGTGATAGCGCCCATCGTGGAGGAGTCCGCCAAGGCCGCCGCCGTCCTGCTGGTCTTTCTCTTCCGCAGACGTGACTTCACCGGGATCGTGGACGGGGTGGTGATAGCGGGGATCACCGCCACCGGGTTCGCGTTCACCGAGAACATCCTCTACCTGGGTACGGCCTTCGGTACCGACCAGCTCACCGGCGACCGCGGCATCGCCTCCGTCACCGCCGCCACCTTCTTCGTGCGCATCGTGATGTCCCCGTTCGCGCACCCCCTGTTCACCACCCTCACCGGTCTCGGCTTCGGCGTCGCCGCGCTCTCCGCGGAGCGGCAGCGCGCCCGGCGGGTGCTGCTGCCGATCTGCGGTCTGCTCCTCGCGATGAGCATGCACGCCTTCTGGAACGGCTCCTCCACCTTCGGCGAGTTCGGGTTCTTCGCCGTCTACGGCGCGTTCATGATGCCCGTGTTCGGGCTGCTGACCTGGCTCGCGATCTGGACGCGGCAGCGGGAGCTGCGGACCGTGCGGGAGGAGCTGCCCGCGTATGTGCTGGCCGGGTGGCTGGGGCCGGCCGAGCCGTTCGCGCTCGGGTCGATGGGGGCGCGGGGGACGGCACGTGACTATGCCCGGCACCACCATGGCCGGGCGGCCGCCCGGGCGGTGGCGCAGTACGAGGCGTACGCCACGTCGCTCGCGTTTCTGCGGCGCCGGGGGCGGCAGGGGAAGGCCGGGGCCGACTTCGTCGTACGGGAGCGGGAGCTGCTGGACGAGCTGTGGAAGCGGAGGGACGTGGCCCGGCCCGCTTTGGAGTATGCGGCCAGGGCATCGATTCCGGCCCCGGTGCACTGGGCGCCGCAGTTCGGGTATCCGGCAGTGCCGTATCCCGCGTACAACCCGTATCGGTCGTAG
- a CDS encoding aldo/keto reductase, with translation MTSLRTLGSSGLEVFPLSLGGNVFGWTADEETSFAVLDAYAAAGGNFIDTADSYTAWIEGNKGGESETIIGKWVKARGNRDSVVIATKVSQHPEYQGLSGANIKAAADASLRRLDTDYIDLYYTHFDKPEVPVEEIIGALDELVRAGKVRHIAASNISPERLKASLDFSDREGLARYVALQPHYNLVSRDTYEGPLQDLAAKEGLSAVPYFSLAAGFLTGKYRPGTTVDSARAGRAQQYADSERGQKVLTALDEIAAAHDAPVATVALAWLAAQPTITAPIASARTVEQLPALLGAADLKLTEGEVASLTEASA, from the coding sequence ATGACGTCTTTGCGCACACTCGGCTCTTCCGGCCTCGAGGTCTTCCCGCTCTCCCTCGGCGGCAACGTCTTCGGCTGGACCGCCGACGAGGAGACCTCCTTCGCCGTCCTCGACGCCTATGCGGCGGCGGGCGGCAACTTCATCGACACCGCCGACTCCTACACCGCCTGGATCGAGGGCAACAAGGGTGGCGAGTCCGAGACGATCATCGGTAAGTGGGTCAAGGCCCGCGGCAACCGGGACAGCGTCGTCATCGCCACCAAGGTCAGCCAGCACCCCGAGTACCAGGGCCTGTCCGGCGCCAACATCAAGGCCGCCGCCGACGCCTCCCTGCGCCGCCTGGACACCGACTACATCGACCTCTACTACACCCACTTCGACAAGCCCGAGGTGCCGGTGGAGGAGATCATCGGCGCCCTCGACGAGCTGGTGAGGGCGGGCAAGGTCCGGCACATCGCCGCCTCCAACATCAGCCCCGAGCGCCTCAAGGCCTCCCTCGACTTCTCCGACCGCGAGGGCCTGGCCCGCTATGTCGCTCTCCAGCCGCACTACAACCTGGTCTCCCGTGACACCTACGAGGGCCCGCTGCAGGACCTGGCCGCCAAGGAGGGCCTGTCCGCGGTCCCGTACTTCTCCCTCGCCGCGGGCTTCCTGACCGGCAAGTACCGCCCCGGCACCACGGTCGACAGCGCCCGCGCGGGCCGGGCCCAGCAGTACGCGGACTCCGAGCGAGGCCAGAAGGTCCTCACGGCCCTGGACGAGATCGCCGCCGCGCACGACGCCCCGGTGGCCACGGTCGCCCTCGCCTGGCTCGCCGCCCAGCCGACCATCACCGCCCCGATCGCCTCGGCCCGCACGGTGGAGCAGCTCCCGGCCCTGCTGGGGGCGGCGGACCTGAAGCTGACGGAGGGGGAAGTGGCGAGCCTGACGGAGGCGTCGGCCTAG
- a CDS encoding M23 family metallopeptidase gives MASNPPAPEAPFAPAQAEPETFGYGSYRAEEGPWEEWNPTEESPVRGRHRVARQRGGFARSSTVLGVGVMAAVGAGGMASANTGKPPVSISLPDSVTHFFGDDSSHQHQATATGLSKVGATTESADSGDAGEALRNRIMAQAEQQQSKADSKATAAALAAAEKQTADAAAKAEKEAAAKAADAKANAEADAKKAAEAKRLAELAKEYTLPVVSYTITGTFGQPGAMWSSGYHTGLDFAAPTGTLIKAVHGGTITEAGWAGAYGYRTVMTLDDGTELWFCHQSSINVSVGQKVSTGDVIGRIGATGNVTGPHLHLEVHPNGQASAIDPAPWLRDKGLNP, from the coding sequence GTGGCGTCCAACCCGCCTGCCCCAGAAGCCCCGTTCGCGCCCGCGCAAGCCGAGCCCGAGACCTTCGGCTACGGCTCCTACCGCGCGGAGGAGGGCCCCTGGGAGGAGTGGAACCCCACCGAGGAATCCCCCGTCCGCGGCCGGCACCGCGTCGCCAGGCAGCGCGGCGGATTCGCGCGCAGCTCCACCGTCCTCGGCGTCGGCGTGATGGCCGCCGTCGGCGCGGGCGGCATGGCCAGCGCCAACACCGGCAAGCCGCCGGTCTCCATATCCCTGCCGGACTCCGTCACCCACTTCTTCGGCGACGACTCCTCCCACCAGCACCAGGCCACCGCCACCGGGCTCAGCAAGGTCGGCGCGACCACCGAGAGCGCCGACAGCGGTGACGCCGGCGAGGCCCTGCGCAACCGGATCATGGCCCAGGCCGAGCAGCAGCAGAGCAAGGCCGACAGCAAGGCCACCGCGGCCGCGCTCGCCGCCGCCGAGAAGCAGACCGCCGACGCAGCGGCCAAGGCGGAGAAGGAGGCCGCCGCCAAGGCCGCCGACGCCAAGGCGAATGCGGAGGCCGACGCAAAGAAGGCCGCCGAGGCCAAGCGCCTGGCCGAGCTGGCCAAGGAGTACACGCTGCCCGTCGTGTCGTACACGATCACCGGCACCTTCGGTCAGCCCGGCGCGATGTGGTCCTCCGGCTACCACACCGGCCTCGACTTCGCCGCCCCCACCGGCACCCTCATCAAGGCCGTCCACGGCGGCACGATCACCGAGGCGGGCTGGGCCGGCGCCTACGGCTACCGCACCGTCATGACCCTGGACGACGGCACCGAGCTGTGGTTCTGCCACCAGTCCTCGATCAACGTCTCGGTCGGCCAGAAGGTGTCCACCGGCGACGTCATCGGCCGCATCGGCGCCACCGGCAACGTCACCGGCCCGCACCTCCACCTGGAGGTCCATCCGAACGGCCAGGCCTCCGCCATCGACCCGGCGCCGTGGCTGCGGGACAAGGGCCTCAACCCCTGA
- a CDS encoding dihydrofolate reductase family protein encodes MSYPYVLLSAAVSLDGYLDDTGPERLLLSSPADFDRVDAVRASVDAILIGAGTIRADNPRLLVNSAERRAARVREGRPEYPLKVTVTAAGDLDPGAKFWHTGGDKLVYTTDKGAEQAARRLGGAADVVPLGPDLDWRALLSHLHDVRGVRRLMVEGGGTVHTQLLRQGLADELQLVLAPLFVGDPAAPRLFGPGGYQAGRLRLTETRRIEDVVLMRYEPTAPGTGPLPTAADRHWLRTACELAALCPPSPTAFSVGAVVVAADGTELARGHSREGDDPVVHAEEAALAKIDPADPRLPAATVYSSLEPCARRASRPAPCSELILRAGVRRVVTAWQEPDTFVAGADGTGILVKGGAVVVVLPEYEDQAKAPNRHLVG; translated from the coding sequence ATGTCGTACCCGTACGTGCTGCTGTCCGCCGCCGTCTCCCTCGACGGCTACCTGGACGACACCGGTCCCGAACGGCTTCTGCTGTCCAGCCCGGCCGACTTCGACCGGGTCGACGCGGTACGGGCCTCCGTCGACGCCATCCTGATCGGCGCCGGCACGATTCGCGCCGACAACCCGCGGCTGCTGGTCAACTCCGCCGAGCGCCGCGCGGCCCGTGTCCGGGAGGGCCGGCCGGAGTACCCGCTGAAGGTGACCGTCACCGCCGCCGGCGACCTCGACCCCGGCGCAAAGTTCTGGCACACCGGCGGCGACAAGCTCGTCTACACGACCGACAAGGGCGCCGAGCAGGCCGCCCGCCGCCTCGGCGGCGCCGCCGACGTCGTCCCGCTCGGCCCCGACCTCGACTGGCGCGCCCTGCTGTCCCACCTGCACGACGTGCGCGGCGTACGGCGGCTGATGGTCGAGGGCGGCGGCACGGTCCACACCCAGCTGCTGCGGCAGGGCCTCGCCGACGAGTTGCAGCTGGTCCTCGCCCCGCTGTTCGTCGGCGACCCGGCCGCACCCCGCCTGTTCGGCCCGGGCGGCTACCAGGCCGGCCGGCTGCGGCTGACCGAGACCCGACGCATCGAGGACGTGGTCCTCATGCGCTACGAGCCCACGGCCCCCGGGACCGGCCCGCTCCCCACCGCCGCCGACCGCCACTGGCTGCGCACCGCCTGCGAACTCGCCGCGCTGTGCCCGCCGTCGCCCACGGCGTTCAGCGTGGGTGCGGTCGTGGTGGCGGCCGACGGTACGGAGCTGGCCCGCGGCCACTCGCGCGAGGGGGACGACCCCGTGGTCCACGCGGAGGAGGCCGCGCTCGCGAAGATCGACCCGGCGGACCCCCGGCTGCCTGCCGCCACCGTGTACAGCAGCCTGGAGCCGTGCGCCCGGCGCGCCTCCCGCCCCGCGCCGTGCTCGGAGCTGATCCTCCGGGCGGGGGTACGGCGGGTGGTCACCGCGTGGCAGGAGCCGGACACGTTCGTGGCGGGGGCCGACGGTACGGGGATCTTGGTGAAGGGGGGCGCCGTGGTGGTCGTACTGCCGGAGTACGAGGACCAGGCCAAGGCGCCGAACAGGCATCTGGTGGGGTGA
- a CDS encoding MarR family winged helix-turn-helix transcriptional regulator, with product MTTRWLSPEEQRAWRAYMAATHLLEDAMDRQLQQDAGMPHLFYSVLANLSEAPDRRLRMTDLAEKLKITRSRLTYAVTRLERDGLVRRENCRWDKRSSIAVLTDEGMAVLERTAPGHVAVVRATLFDRLTPEQVGQLEEIFTGVARGLQGEGDSEAGADDVPWRRRSSCSGA from the coding sequence ATGACGACCCGCTGGCTCAGCCCCGAGGAGCAGCGCGCGTGGCGCGCGTACATGGCCGCGACCCACCTGCTGGAGGACGCGATGGACCGGCAGCTCCAACAGGACGCCGGCATGCCCCACCTGTTCTACTCAGTGCTGGCCAATCTCTCCGAGGCGCCCGACCGGCGGCTGCGCATGACCGATCTCGCCGAGAAGCTGAAGATCACGCGCAGTCGGCTGACGTATGCGGTGACCCGCCTGGAGCGGGACGGGCTGGTGCGCCGGGAGAACTGCCGCTGGGACAAACGCAGCAGCATCGCCGTACTGACGGACGAAGGAATGGCCGTGCTGGAGCGTACGGCACCCGGGCACGTCGCGGTCGTGCGCGCCACCCTGTTCGACCGGCTCACGCCGGAGCAGGTGGGGCAGCTGGAGGAGATCTTCACGGGGGTCGCGCGCGGGTTGCAGGGCGAGGGCGACAGCGAGGCCGGGGCGGACGACGTTCCCTGGCGGCGCCGGTCGTCCTGTTCCGGCGCCTGA
- the ribA gene encoding GTP cyclohydrolase II: MPDTPAATPRARVRVPLRFQDGYSVDAELVTFHGLTDAQEHVAVVLGDPAPGSVPLVRLHSECLTGDVFGSARCDCGPQLREAVERIADRGGILLYLRQEGRGIGLYNKLDAYALQDQGLDTYEANAALGLPEDARDYTAAAQMLTALGIGELDLLSNNPDKAEQLRALGVVVRDRVPTGVFTTAHNVRYLRAKVLQTRHTLPLAELTERNAG; encoded by the coding sequence ATGCCCGACACCCCCGCCGCCACACCGCGCGCCCGCGTCCGGGTACCGCTGCGTTTCCAGGACGGCTACAGCGTCGACGCCGAACTCGTCACCTTCCACGGTCTGACCGACGCCCAGGAGCACGTCGCGGTCGTCCTCGGCGACCCGGCCCCGGGCTCCGTCCCGCTGGTGCGTCTGCACTCCGAGTGCCTGACCGGCGACGTCTTCGGCTCGGCCCGCTGCGACTGCGGTCCCCAGCTGCGCGAGGCGGTCGAGCGCATCGCCGACCGCGGCGGCATCCTGCTCTACCTCCGCCAGGAGGGCCGCGGCATCGGCCTCTACAACAAGCTCGACGCCTACGCCCTGCAGGACCAGGGCCTCGACACCTACGAGGCGAACGCCGCGCTCGGCCTGCCGGAGGACGCCCGCGACTACACGGCCGCCGCGCAGATGCTCACCGCCCTCGGCATCGGGGAGCTGGACCTGCTGTCCAACAACCCCGACAAGGCCGAGCAGTTGCGTGCGCTGGGCGTCGTCGTACGGGACCGGGTGCCGACCGGTGTCTTCACCACGGCCCACAACGTCCGCTACCTGCGCGCGAAGGTCCTGCAGACCCGGCACACCCTGCCGCTGGCGGAACTCACGGAGCGGAACGCGGGCTGA
- a CDS encoding MFS transporter, whose product MGEIRTTASAAAPARPVPHPGNPATVLNRTLAVTVIGSMMAVLDMTIVNVAMRRLSQSFGASLETIQWTATAYTLALAAVIPTAAWAMARLGAKRTYLTALTLFTLGSVLAACAWDAGSLIAFRAVQGLGGGLLQPVGMTMVMGAADRSRLGRAMAVGGLPILVGPVAGPVLGGWLVDAASWHWIFLVNAPVGALALALGLRLLPPDAPTTGTGTGTAAATGTGVATGTGVATGTGVASGAARLDLPGLLMLSPGLALLLYGLARGGERGDFSAPGALVPTLAGAALAAGFVRRALTAPAPLLDLRLLRDRTFAAGIGTLALFTCGYFGAMLLGPLYWQQERGLSAMAAGLLGAPTGLVVGTTMQIAARRIDRVAPRRLIPAGIAASALGMALLAWQSGVPGVAPWRMVASAMVLGVGAGVVLMPTMTTASRELPAQRLAAASTALSINSQLGASVGTAALSVALGQTGTTPSGFRTAYAIAAALLALATLPALRLPSGTRG is encoded by the coding sequence GTGGGGGAGATACGTACGACCGCGTCCGCCGCGGCACCGGCCCGACCGGTACCGCACCCGGGGAACCCGGCCACGGTCCTGAACCGCACCCTGGCCGTCACCGTCATCGGCTCGATGATGGCGGTGCTCGACATGACGATCGTCAACGTCGCGATGCGCCGGCTCTCGCAGTCCTTCGGGGCCTCGCTGGAGACCATCCAGTGGACCGCCACCGCGTACACCCTCGCGCTGGCCGCCGTCATCCCGACCGCCGCCTGGGCCATGGCCCGGCTCGGCGCCAAGCGCACCTATCTGACCGCGCTCACCCTCTTCACCCTCGGCTCGGTGCTCGCCGCGTGCGCCTGGGACGCGGGCAGCCTCATCGCCTTCCGGGCGGTGCAGGGGCTCGGTGGCGGGCTGCTGCAGCCGGTCGGTATGACGATGGTGATGGGCGCCGCCGACCGCAGCCGGCTCGGCCGCGCGATGGCCGTGGGCGGGCTGCCCATCCTGGTCGGGCCGGTGGCCGGGCCGGTGCTCGGCGGCTGGCTGGTCGACGCCGCCTCGTGGCACTGGATCTTCCTGGTCAACGCACCCGTCGGCGCCCTGGCCCTGGCGCTCGGACTACGGCTCCTGCCGCCGGACGCACCGACGACCGGGACCGGGACCGGCACCGCCGCTGCGACCGGGACCGGCGTTGCGACCGGGACCGGCGTTGCGACCGGGACCGGCGTTGCGAGCGGCGCCGCCCGGCTGGATCTCCCCGGCCTGCTGATGCTCTCGCCCGGCCTCGCCCTGCTCCTGTACGGCCTGGCCCGGGGCGGCGAGCGCGGAGACTTCAGCGCACCGGGCGCCCTCGTGCCGACACTCGCCGGCGCGGCCCTCGCGGCGGGCTTCGTACGCCGGGCGCTCACCGCGCCCGCACCGCTGCTGGACCTGCGGCTGCTGCGCGACCGCACCTTCGCCGCCGGCATCGGCACGCTCGCGCTGTTCACCTGCGGTTACTTCGGCGCGATGCTGCTCGGCCCGCTCTACTGGCAGCAGGAGCGCGGCCTGAGCGCCATGGCGGCCGGCCTGCTGGGCGCGCCGACGGGTCTGGTCGTCGGTACGACGATGCAGATCGCGGCGCGACGGATCGACCGGGTGGCGCCACGCCGGCTGATCCCGGCCGGGATCGCGGCGTCCGCCCTCGGGATGGCGTTGCTGGCCTGGCAGTCCGGGGTGCCCGGGGTCGCGCCCTGGCGGATGGTCGCCTCGGCGATGGTGCTGGGCGTCGGCGCCGGCGTGGTGCTGATGCCGACGATGACCACCGCGAGCCGCGAGCTGCCCGCGCAGCGGCTGGCCGCGGCGAGCACCGCGCTGAGCATCAACTCCCAACTGGGCGCGTCCGTCGGAACGGCCGCCCTGTCGGTGGCACTGGGGCAGACGGGTACGACCCCATCCGGCTTCCGCACCGCGTACGCCATCGCGGCGGCCCTGCTGGCCCTGGCGACACTGCCGGCCCTCCGCCTTCCGTCGGGCACTCGCGGCTGA
- a CDS encoding NADPH-dependent FMN reductase, with protein MSAQDAPLRVAVLVGSVREGRQGRAVADWFLGAAATDDVLDLDVIDLAEVDLPLVLPGWGGTPSPDAVAAVRDISPRLAAADAFVVVTPEYNHSFPASLKNFIDWHYTQWQAKPVGFVSYGGLGGGLRAVEQLRLVFAELHATTVRDSVSLHGPWSGLGEDGTPRDAAVCAGAVKGMLGQLTWWGRALRSARAERPYAG; from the coding sequence CTGTCGGCCCAGGACGCACCGCTGCGCGTCGCCGTCCTCGTCGGCAGCGTCCGGGAAGGCCGGCAGGGCCGCGCCGTCGCCGACTGGTTCCTCGGCGCCGCCGCCACCGACGACGTCCTCGATCTCGACGTCATCGACCTCGCCGAGGTCGACCTCCCGTTGGTGCTGCCGGGCTGGGGTGGTACGCCGAGCCCCGATGCCGTCGCCGCGGTGCGGGACATCTCGCCGCGGCTCGCCGCCGCCGACGCGTTCGTCGTCGTCACGCCCGAGTACAACCACAGCTTCCCCGCGTCCCTGAAGAACTTCATCGACTGGCACTACACCCAGTGGCAGGCCAAGCCGGTCGGCTTCGTGTCGTACGGCGGTCTCGGCGGCGGGCTGCGGGCGGTCGAGCAACTCCGGCTGGTCTTCGCCGAACTGCACGCCACGACCGTGCGCGACTCGGTCAGCCTGCACGGCCCCTGGTCCGGCCTCGGGGAGGACGGCACACCCCGGGACGCGGCCGTGTGCGCCGGCGCCGTGAAGGGCATGCTCGGTCAACTCACCTGGTGGGGGCGGGCGTTGCGCTCCGCCCGGGCCGAGCGGCCGTACGCGGGCTGA
- a CDS encoding TetR/AcrR family transcriptional regulator, with amino-acid sequence MGETNESRLTQARREVSPRKLEKQMAIASASCTLFGREGYARASVDALAAEAGVSTRTLYNHFPGGKAQLFQTVVTWTSNEVRDAQLARLRDTLDPERPPRAEDLERDLVALARAFVGLMADYPNHWALVRHIHAEADHVPPEVLKAWHEAGPGPVGRAVAEAMTHLADAGLLDVRGDAAMAAAHFTALTTHTIVQFTNYGVHPLPPAETDRLIRGGVAAFLRAYGRDGLGPTG; translated from the coding sequence GTGGGCGAAACGAACGAGTCCCGGCTGACGCAGGCGCGACGCGAGGTCTCACCGCGCAAGCTGGAGAAGCAGATGGCGATCGCGAGCGCGTCCTGCACGCTCTTCGGCCGTGAGGGCTATGCGCGCGCCTCGGTCGACGCGCTGGCCGCCGAGGCAGGCGTCTCCACGCGGACGCTCTACAACCACTTCCCGGGCGGCAAGGCCCAGCTATTCCAGACGGTGGTGACCTGGACGTCCAACGAGGTCCGCGATGCCCAACTGGCCCGTCTGCGGGACACGTTGGACCCCGAGCGGCCGCCGCGCGCCGAGGACCTGGAACGCGATCTGGTCGCCCTGGCACGTGCGTTCGTCGGCCTCATGGCCGACTACCCGAACCACTGGGCGCTCGTCCGGCACATTCACGCCGAGGCCGACCATGTGCCGCCGGAGGTCCTCAAGGCCTGGCACGAGGCCGGTCCGGGACCGGTCGGCCGGGCCGTCGCCGAGGCGATGACCCACCTCGCGGACGCCGGACTGCTCGATGTGCGCGGCGACGCGGCGATGGCCGCCGCCCACTTCACGGCCCTGACCACCCACACGATCGTCCAGTTCACCAACTACGGCGTCCACCCCCTCCCACCGGCGGAGACGGACCGGCTGATCAGGGGCGGCGTGGCGGCGTTCCTGCGGGCCTACGGACGCGACGGCCTCGGCCCCACCGGCTGA